GTAACTGATGAAGTCTGAGGCGGTAAGTTCTACAACATAGGTTTAAGCTACATCTCTTAGGAAGTTTAATCAATTTCTAGGAATATTTAGGCTCAAAGaaacgtaaaatgttttccactgaaaatatttttttaaaaataaaataaaaattgagtttgaaaaaattcttttaatgtAGTctattaaaatatgtgattctcaTTTAGAGTTTTAATACGATTAACACATCATATAATTCTCACATAGATTTTTAGCAAACTCACATTTGTtcatggaaaaagaaaaagaaaaagaagtcaaTTGATTATCTTGGAAAACCAGAGTGAGCTTTACTTGATAAcacttccttcttcttctcgtttttgttctctttttcaaaataaaaatatcaaaaaaataatttataaaactaCTTTCACCTTAGACTCTGTTTCTTTCaacataaaatgatttttgcattttagTACGACGTAAAATAGTAGTCAAACTGAAATTATTTTTCGTTGACCATAAATCCTTCATTAACCACCGTAAATTGGTTTTCGATTTAAAATTTCCTAAACCAATTTCCCAAATCCTTCATTAACTAaagactaataaaaaaaaaaaaaaatgtctctatagatttctcaataagaaaaaaatacgcatataaatttaaaaaaataaaaaataattattttaaaaaacgaaaatcttaatttaaaaaaccatttttttaaaatgaaattttttattttttaaaatgaaaatttctatatttttttaaacggaaatttttatttaaaagaaacgatttttattttttatttttttaaaaaaaaaaacgaaaattgttatttttttgaacgaaattttttaatttttttaaaacagaacacaatataaaacaaattaaaaaaataataaaataaaaaaaagacagaaaatttttaattttataaaaaaatcgatttttttttaaaaaaaaatttcttataaaaatgatttttttttttttattattatttttttttatttttaaatttggccaacccttggattttatttttattttactaaggataGTTTCGTCATTGGAGGAAACATTAACAAGTTTAAGTAGTTTGGAGGggcattgttacaattgaaagtttggtggggacattgtcaattaatgTGATTAAGTGTATTTATAATGTAATAATGTTTGTTAgtattatatatgatataaaaaaataaaaaccctaactCTTTCTCTAGAGAGCCGCACAGGTAAGGTAAACCCAAGTTTGGGGAGAAGGGACGGCCGTTGGATGCCTCCCTTCTCCTCTCGCCCCCTCCGCATGgtgagctagcctatttatttGATGCCCCTAGCTCCGTTGCCTCCTCCATCCCTCTTCGGCTTGTGCGGTTTTTCCTCATTCTATGCgccctttttcctttttgtctcgTTCTCTGGCGTTTTGCCTTTCTCCCTTTGCCATTGTGCCCACATAACCGTTCTCCACTGTGCCGTATTTTTCACCCCCATCTGTCTCTGCCATGTCTTGTCAAGGTTGGGCTTGGCTTTGGATCGGCTTGCCTTGGCTCGATCTTCCTTCCTCCGTCTGACCCACCTCGACGCGTGCCTCGCCTTCCTTCTCTCTGGATCTGTCAGTGTCCATCCCACTTTTCGCATCGGACCCGTCGCTCTGGCTGTGGTTTGTTTCTGTTATGTTTTTTGTGGcttttttcctttcctgttTTTGCCTGTTATTTGCCATTTACTTCTcgttgtgtttgtgtttgttttttgttgtttttgcatgtttggcacactttgtgggtgccacTCTTGGgagattcactcaaactcttcCCCCAGTTTCTTTgagtgtgccgccgatctcctctgTACTTGCTTTGTCGTCCACCGTCCGCTGCCGGGTCTTTTCACGCATCCCCTCTTGATGAGCTTCTAATGCCACCCTTCGTGTTAGTTTCTGGCCAACACGCGATCGGCCTTCTTTTAGCTGCTGTCATCCGCTTTGTGTGCTTCttgtattttcattttccatgtatttgttatttactttcttgttttatttccctgtacgTTTTTTATTTCCcatatttttgtttgtaataaggTTTTGTCCTCCCTCTATGATCAGCcagttttatttttggtcaagacctttggattgtggatgtgaacggTATCTTGGCtgtcgggtcgaggaggatgagtttcggcATAGGGTTCTTTGCTCTCAAGGTCGAGGAATAAGCGTTACCTATACATTGGATGGTGTCTGTTTGGTGTAGAGCTAATCTTAAACTTGATgaatagtcatgggttagcggatgttgtTGCCTTTATTTGGCCTGATTAGTTGATAACTGTaactttagcttcggctatgatttgttttaaagttttttgCTCTATTTGTAAGAGCTCTTACTCGCGagcttttatcaatgaatgagtataaaatgttttctatttaaaaaaaataaaaatataaatagcaACATGATAAATTAATACAGGACAGAAAAGGAAATACAATCCGAAAGATTCTGACATATAATAATACAAGCACATCTGACAAGAGATCCTTTGGATTCCAATATTACCCTCAAACTAAgcttagaagaaaaaatgattgggacctttttttttttggaaaaaaaataaaattatttgtctgtttttcttctttgctgTTGGATCCGGGTTTAGTATGACCTAGTTCGGATCCAACGGGCAGTATGGATAGGAGCAACCCAGCCAACCTGAAATTCTGAGGCTTGTGGCTAGGGTGTGGCCCGTGGAGACAGAGGTTCGGATATTTACAACCAATCCCAAGGAACCCAACACCCTCCCTCTGAGCCTTATTCTGAAAGGAAAGTGAGGGAACCCTTGAATCTGGCGCAACAGGATAATAAGTGGGCccaaatattttatgaaattggGCAGTTGGGCCCAAACTTCATACAATTAAGCCATGATATCGTCACCTTCCCGTGAGATAAACGACAAATAGACGCCTCAGCTCTTACACGCTGAAACTCCCGGACCCTGCGATTTGGACACGGTGATCCaatcaaaatctctctctcacttGAGCAAAGCCATAGTGATACTTGGCTTTGAAATCCGAAGGGCTCCGAGTCCCCGAGGCTTTGAAAGCATTTTTCCTCAATGGGATACGTACAGGAAGCTCGGGAGAATCACGTCAAGAAGAAAGTTGAAGAAGGTAATGGTTTCTCATCACgtaaaaaccctaaacccccgTTTGgttccccaaaaaaaagaaaaagaaagcgtgggaaaataatacaaaaacaaaaagaaattcaaagaaatatTTGCATTGATTCAAATGCTTTTCATAGTTTTGGAATATTCTGGAATTTTCATCTCTCCAATTCTCTCACCATTTCTCGGCAACGAGCATACAGTTTCACTTCCTCTGATTTCTTGAATGCTTAGTGGAATTCCTTGttacattttttattgtatCGCTTTAGGAGCTAAAAGTCCTTTGCTAATTTGCTTCAAGAGAGAATTCGGAGAGTTGAGGTGAAATTGagtgtttaatttaatttaattttttttgaaaattttgatttgctaGGAAATTGTTTATTTCATACATTTTTCTATATGCagtctttcttatttttctaattagaGTTATTTATGTATGCCACCAATCTGAGTTTGAAAGAGCTAATAAATGTCTGTTATGTACGAATACCAGCTTTAAGAAGCAAAATGAAGCAGAAGGCGCTAAAGGAGTGTGATCAGTACACTTCAAAGTATGCTCAATGTTCTTTGGGAAGAACATTATCTGTTGTTTGGCAGTGTAGGAAGCAAGCTAAGGAGTTGAATGAGTGCTTGCATCAATAGTAAGTGTGATTTTGTATATCGGACACCTATTGGCATCGATATTTCATTTCAttgttttaaagtttttggTATGTATGCTAGCAATGTGGAGTATGTTTGTTTCAATTGTATATAAATATCTGTATGTGCATGTATATGTTTGTCTTTGTTAGTGGTATGCATATGGtctaatttgatatttttcgTGTTTTGTGAGGGGTGTTGGCTGCACAAATGAAAAAGATTCTATTATTCTTTGCTAAGAAGAAAAcgaaaatataaataatgaaatatattttgcataCAGAAATAGCTTTCCACCTTAATTCACATGTATAAACATAGCAAGCCTAGGGACTGGTTTTGTAGACCTGCAAGAAAACGCATGAGTTGGATGCCCTGAAGTTGGTAGTGATATTGTGGACAGGGACGAAGACAAGATTTTTTATCTGGTGAGGTCGGAGATATAactctaaaataaaaaagagcaattaaggagaaaatacaaatatatattcaaaaggATGAATGTTAatgttttttaccaaacaaatgaatggGGTAGCAAATATAATTTCGATCATGTGTTAAACAATACTGGGTAATTTGATTGGAGATGGTGATGATGGACCTTAAGTTGTATATGATTTTTTAGTGGCACCACTAGAATCTTGATGTCTCTTTTCCTTGTTAAGCATCATGCAGATAGGTTCTCTTTTCACCTGATATAAAGGTATAGAGATTCTTTAAGCTTTCTTCTTTTGAAATGCTAACCAATGAGCTCTATctcaaatggtacttccttTGTAGTAAGATGGAGGGTGAGGTCGTAAGCTCAAGTCCTACTGGGTACATGCTtaacttaccaataaaaaaaaaaatcttttggaatGCTCATATTTTTTCTCCAGACTACATTGATATATGATTGAAATccttattgaaaataaaatacgTATACAATctcattaaattgaaaatattaatttgtatcTTCCCATAATTTAGTGGACTTTCATGAATGATGATTGATTGTAACCTAAATAACAACAAAGCAGTAGTAGAATAAAGTaaactcaaaattattaaaGACTAGGTGAAGTTAAATCTGATTGCtcgatttcaaatttttaaggaagtgaataaattttgattgggggggggggggcgcgCTTGGTTTCCCCTCCCTTCGCCTCTGATTGTGGAATTGGGGAAACAGTGACTTCGTTTTTGAAATGTTCACAAGTTGTGTAACTGTCACCACCTAGTCTTCTGAGATTATATTATAGACCACGAATACAGCTAATAAAGTTGTCTTTTGCTGTTCATAGGATCCAACTATCCTGTAAATATATTGCTTAAATCTCTAATGATTTTGCTTTGGCTTTTGAAATGTGATGTTAGCATGGATTTTTGTAATGGGGTTGTAAAAGTTCACTCTCATGCTGGAAAAGCATCAATTAGTGATTAATATGGTAATAccatcacaaaaacaaatatgaatCATTGATATTATATTTGCTTTAGATCCATTATTGATTACAAAGCATCTAAGCAGGATATTCATCTGCTTATAGCTTGCTGCGACTGTTCAGTACTCATTGTGCTGTATGCTCTAGAGCAGGGAAGTCTTCTAAAAGGCTAACCGCGTTACCAAGTTTTGAGCTTTTTGCTGGTCTTGCAAATACATT
This window of the Corylus avellana chromosome ca5, CavTom2PMs-1.0 genome carries:
- the LOC132182447 gene encoding uncharacterized protein LOC132182447 gives rise to the protein MGYVQEARENHVKKKVEEALRSKMKQKALKECDQYTSKYAQCSLGRTLSVVWQCRKQAKELNECLHQYTNDSVLEEMKRDYMLQQDGKGSSGV